A genome region from Setaria italica strain Yugu1 chromosome III, Setaria_italica_v2.0, whole genome shotgun sequence includes the following:
- the LOC101781701 gene encoding L10-interacting MYB domain-containing protein-like isoform X2 has product MAGYRDWSQGASSSAAPSFPIPAPIPDPEELEFMSQGPSRARAAPSLSAGRVNMQDLDLNSQDESFPYLDEYTDILESGRGRGDGVRIGSFQPPRQTDGGVPIARGRAGTARGGRRGRGRRRTASPSPPSDASPPIRQHLRGRLGRGAASAAYSASMNTEDVEQLDEESGEDHHNKCHRANWSELNTGIFCELAVEQIRIGNATGGVVNSRGFKEIAAKFAERTTIRHEPKQFRNRWDQCKKLYEFYVFAMKQSGLGRKNNGAISASKAWWDKYCKYPECRKFSKFLPHYLELLYEMYHKNVVDGSTTTIPGDVDEERQEVPEEEDFQFDVDDYPEQSPMSPMSNGSKKRSTSTADTASSPQKKSKSPFFKMFKGLIDTMHEGISEDNTTMRVKMELQLKQREMELQQQLKQKELELEFRRHSHDKEEDEYKASLLLAQECGASEESEEYFFAMELFRDRFNRVAFGTLSTKELRFKWLQTKCGKTFGRP; this is encoded by the exons ATGGCCGGATACCGTGATTGGTCGCAGGGTGCTTCATCCTCGGCGGCCCCTTCGTTCCCTATTCCTGCGCCCATTCCCGATCCAGAGGAGTTGGAGTTCATGTCCCAGGGCCCGTCGCGCGCTCGGGCGGCTCCATCTCTCTCGGCTGGGAGGGTCAACATGCAGGATCTTGATCTGAACTCCCAGGACGAGTCCTTCCCCTACCTCGATGAATACACTGACATCCTGGAGTCTGGAAGAGGACGCGGCGATGGTGTTAGGATCGGCTCGTTTCAACCTCCCCGTCAGACCGATGGTGGTGTTCCAATCGCCCGGGGAAGGGCTggcaccgcacgtggtggcCGCCGTGGCCGGGGAAGGCGCCGTACTGCTTCACCTTCGCCGCCTTCAG ATGCAAGTCCTCCTATCCGGCAACATCTTCGGGGGAGATTGGGACGAGGCGCAGCCTCTGCTGCCTATTCTGCATCCATGAACACAGAGGATGTTGAACAATTGGACGAGGAATCTGGGGAGGATCATCAT aacaaaTGTCATAGAGCAAACTGGAGCGAATTAAACACAGGAATTTTTTGCGAATTAGCTGTGGAACAAATCCGTATAGGAAATGCAACAGGTGGGGTGGTCAATTCTAGAGGTTTCAAGGAAATAGCTGCCAAATTTGCGGAGAGGACCACCATCAGGCATGAACCGAAGCAATTCAGAAATAGGTGGGATCAATGCAAGAAATTATATGAATTTTACGTTTTCGCGATGAAACAATCAGGATTAGGTAGGAAAAATAATGGAGCCATTTCAGCAAGTAAAGCCTGGTGGGATAAATACTGCaag TATCCAGAATGCCGTAAATTTAGCAAGTTTCTACCTCACTATCTTGAGCTGCTGTATGAGATGTACCACAAAAATGTAGTTGATGGATCAACTACAACCATACCAGGAGATGTGGATGAAGAGAGGCAGGAGGTACCTGAAGAAGAGGACTTCCAATTTGATGTGGATGACTACCCTGAACAGAGCCCTATGAGCCCTATGAGTAATGGCAGCAAGAAAAGGAGTACCAGTACAGCTGATACAGCATCAAGCCCTCAAAAGAAGAGTAAAAGTCCTTTTTTCAAGATGTTCAAGGGCCTCATAGACACTATGCATGAGGGGATCTCTGAAGATAACACTACCATGAGGGTGAAGATGGAGTTGCAGTTGAAGCAGAGGGAAATGGAACTGCAACAACAActgaagcagaaggagctggaGTTGGAATTTAGAAGGCATTCTCAtgacaaagaagaagatgagTACAAAGCAAGCCTTCTATTGGCACAGGAGTGTGGAGCATCAGAAGAGTCAGAAGAGTACTTTTTTGCTATGGAGTTGTTTAGGGATAGATTTAACAGGGTAGCTTTTGGCACACTATCGACAAAGGAACTTAGGTTCAAATGGTTGCAAACTAAGTGTGGGAAGACCTTTGGTCGCCCATGA
- the LOC101781701 gene encoding uncharacterized protein LOC101781701 isoform X3: protein MAGYRDWSQGASSSAAPSFPIPAPIPDPEELEFMSQGPSRARAAPSLSAGRVNMQDLDLNSQDESFPYLDEYTDILESGRGRGDGVRIGSFQPPRQTDGGVPIARGRAGTARGGRRGRGRRRTASPSPPSDASPPIRQHLRGRLGRGAASAAYSASMNTEDVEQLDEESGEDHHYPECRKFSKFLPHYLELLYEMYHKNVVDGSTTTIPGDVDEERQEVPEEEDFQFDVDDYPEQSPMSPMSNGSKKRSTSTADTASSPQKKSKSPFFKMFKGLIDTMHEGISEDNTTMRVKMELQLKQREMELQQQLKQKELELEFRRHSHDKEEDEYKASLLLAQECGASEESEEYFFAMELFRDRFNRVAFGTLSTKELRFKWLQTKCGKTFGRP from the exons ATGGCCGGATACCGTGATTGGTCGCAGGGTGCTTCATCCTCGGCGGCCCCTTCGTTCCCTATTCCTGCGCCCATTCCCGATCCAGAGGAGTTGGAGTTCATGTCCCAGGGCCCGTCGCGCGCTCGGGCGGCTCCATCTCTCTCGGCTGGGAGGGTCAACATGCAGGATCTTGATCTGAACTCCCAGGACGAGTCCTTCCCCTACCTCGATGAATACACTGACATCCTGGAGTCTGGAAGAGGACGCGGCGATGGTGTTAGGATCGGCTCGTTTCAACCTCCCCGTCAGACCGATGGTGGTGTTCCAATCGCCCGGGGAAGGGCTggcaccgcacgtggtggcCGCCGTGGCCGGGGAAGGCGCCGTACTGCTTCACCTTCGCCGCCTTCAG ATGCAAGTCCTCCTATCCGGCAACATCTTCGGGGGAGATTGGGACGAGGCGCAGCCTCTGCTGCCTATTCTGCATCCATGAACACAGAGGATGTTGAACAATTGGACGAGGAATCTGGGGAGGATCATCAT TATCCAGAATGCCGTAAATTTAGCAAGTTTCTACCTCACTATCTTGAGCTGCTGTATGAGATGTACCACAAAAATGTAGTTGATGGATCAACTACAACCATACCAGGAGATGTGGATGAAGAGAGGCAGGAGGTACCTGAAGAAGAGGACTTCCAATTTGATGTGGATGACTACCCTGAACAGAGCCCTATGAGCCCTATGAGTAATGGCAGCAAGAAAAGGAGTACCAGTACAGCTGATACAGCATCAAGCCCTCAAAAGAAGAGTAAAAGTCCTTTTTTCAAGATGTTCAAGGGCCTCATAGACACTATGCATGAGGGGATCTCTGAAGATAACACTACCATGAGGGTGAAGATGGAGTTGCAGTTGAAGCAGAGGGAAATGGAACTGCAACAACAActgaagcagaaggagctggaGTTGGAATTTAGAAGGCATTCTCAtgacaaagaagaagatgagTACAAAGCAAGCCTTCTATTGGCACAGGAGTGTGGAGCATCAGAAGAGTCAGAAGAGTACTTTTTTGCTATGGAGTTGTTTAGGGATAGATTTAACAGGGTAGCTTTTGGCACACTATCGACAAAGGAACTTAGGTTCAAATGGTTGCAAACTAAGTGTGGGAAGACCTTTGGTCGCCCATGA
- the LOC101781701 gene encoding uncharacterized protein LOC101781701 isoform X1 → MAGYRDWSQGASSSAAPSFPIPAPIPDPEELEFMSQGPSRARAAPSLSAGRVNMQDLDLNSQDESFPYLDEYTDILESGRGRGDGVRIGSFQPPRQTDGGVPIARGRAGTARGGRRGRGRRRTASPSPPSDASPPIRQHLRGRLGRGAASAAYSASMNTEDVEQLDEESGEDHHVDLFDYVDDWFQKRKRIRREFVALGAFLGMYYYATHLNRSEYRVPTESGYEWVIKTLGNRTSCHNMFRMNRNVFDRLHNVLVQSYGLKSTRRMTSVESLALFLWMCGAPQSMRQAEDRFVRSTCTISRKFNKVLHSICKLAGDIIRPVDPTFSTVHPKLRSARFSPYFDNCIGAIDGTHVPVVVPADKAVQHTGRHGYTSQNVLAICDFDMRFTFVVAGWPGSVHDMRVFKDALDKYGDKFPHPPEGKFYLVDSGYANRIGYLAPYKGTKYHLPEFRAGRIPRGKKEHFNYAHSSLRNVIERSFGVLKNKWRILRDLPSYPMAKQSQIIIACMAIHNFIRESAIGDVDFDNADDEENDATPSEGPSSQANEGATQHEYEDQSMNQFRDWIADGLFNRS, encoded by the exons ATGGCCGGATACCGTGATTGGTCGCAGGGTGCTTCATCCTCGGCGGCCCCTTCGTTCCCTATTCCTGCGCCCATTCCCGATCCAGAGGAGTTGGAGTTCATGTCCCAGGGCCCGTCGCGCGCTCGGGCGGCTCCATCTCTCTCGGCTGGGAGGGTCAACATGCAGGATCTTGATCTGAACTCCCAGGACGAGTCCTTCCCCTACCTCGATGAATACACTGACATCCTGGAGTCTGGAAGAGGACGCGGCGATGGTGTTAGGATCGGCTCGTTTCAACCTCCCCGTCAGACCGATGGTGGTGTTCCAATCGCCCGGGGAAGGGCTggcaccgcacgtggtggcCGCCGTGGCCGGGGAAGGCGCCGTACTGCTTCACCTTCGCCGCCTTCAG ATGCAAGTCCTCCTATCCGGCAACATCTTCGGGGGAGATTGGGACGAGGCGCAGCCTCTGCTGCCTATTCTGCATCCATGAACACAGAGGATGTTGAACAATTGGACGAGGAATCTGGGGAGGATCATCAT GTTGATCTGTTTGACTATGTTGATGACTGGTTTCAGAAGAGGAAAAGGATAAGAAGAGAATTTGTTGCATTGGGTGCTTTCCTCGGTATGTACTATTATGCCACACATTTGAATAGATCAGAATATAGAGTACCAACAGAATCAGGATATGAATGGGTTATCAAAACTTTAGGAAATAGAACATCTTGTCACAACATGTTCAGGATGAATAGGAATGTTTTTGATAGGCTTCATAATGTCCTTGTACAGTCTTATGGATTAAAGTCTACTAGGAGAATGACATCAGTAGAGTCTTTAGCTTTATTCCTGTGGATGTGTGGTGCCCCCCAAAGCATGAGGCAAGCCGAAGACCGTTTTGTTAGGTCTACTTGCACAATTAGTAGGAAGTTCAACAAAGTATTACACAGCATTTGCAAACTAGCAGGGGATATCATTAGACCAGTTGACCCAACATTCAGTACTGTGCATCCGAAGTTGAGGTCAGCACGGTTCTCTCCATACTTTGACAATTGCATTGGGGCTATAGATGGGACACACGTGCCTGTTGTTGTGCCAGCAGATAAGGCTGTCCAACATACGGGACGACATGGGTACACTAGTCAGAATGTGTTAGCCATatgtgacttcgacatgagaTTTACCTTTGTCGTCGCGGGATGGCCTGGATCGGTTCATGACATGAGAGTCTTCAAAGATGCATTGGACAAGTATGGCGATAAATTTCCACACCCCCCTGAAG GGAAGTTTTATCTTGTCGACTCTGGATACGCAAACCGTATTGGGTATCTTGCCCCGTACAAGGGTACGAAATATCATCTACCAGAATTTCGAGCCGGACGAATTCCCAGAGGTAAAAAGGAGCATTTCAATTATGCACATTCATCATTAAGAAATGTCATCGAGAGGTCATTTGGGGTGTTGAAGAACAAATGGCGTATTCTGCGCGATTTACCATCTTATCCAATGGCAAAGCAAAGTCAAATAATTATTgcttgcatggcaattcataatttcattagaGAGAGTGCTATTGGTGATGTTGATTTTGATAATGCGGATGATGAAGAAAACGATGCTACACCTTCTGAAGGACCATCATCTCAAGCAAATGAAGGTGCTACCCAACATGAATATGAAGATCAAAGCATGAACCAGTTTCGGGATTGGATAGCCGATGGATTGTTCAATAGGTCATAG
- the LOC101783198 gene encoding mitochondrial adenine nucleotide transporter ADNT1 has product MASEDVVGKSRGDTAVTTIVNLAEEAKLAREGVKGPGHQVLTICKSLVAGGVAGGVSRTAVAPLERLKILLQVQNPHSIKYNGTIQGLKYIWRTEGLRGLFKGNGTNCARIVPNSAVKFFSYEQASKGILWAYRQRTGDEDAQLSPLLRLGAGACAGIIAMSATYPMDMVRGRITVQTDKSPYQYRGMFHALGTVYREEGFRALYRGWLPSVIGVVPYVGLNFAVYESLKDWLLQTNPFGLANGNELHVVTRLGCGAVAGTIGQTVAYPLDVIRRRMQMVGWSHADSIVTGQGKEALQYNGMIDAFRKTVRHEGVGALYKGLVPNSVKVVPSIAIAFVTYEVVKDVLGVEMRISD; this is encoded by the exons ATGGCATCGGAGGACGTGGTGGGGAAGAGCAGGGGCGACACGGCCGTCACCACCATCGTCAACCTGGCGGAGGAGGCCAAGCTCGCGCGCGAGGGGGTCAAGGGGCCCGGCCACCAGGTCCTCACCATCTGCAAgtcgctcgtcgccggcggcgtcgcggggGGAGT GTCACGTACTGCTGTTGCTCCGCTCGAACGATTGAAAATCTTGCTCCAG GTTCAAAATCCACACAGTATCAAGTACAACGGTACAATTCAAGGTCTCAAGTATATATGGAGAACCGAGGGCCTCCGTGGACTTTTCAAGGGCAATGGTACCAATTGTGCAAGGATCGTTCCAAACTCTGCTGTGAAGTTTTTTAGCTACGAGCAGGCATCAAA GGGAATTTTGTGGGCTTATCGTCAGCGGACCGGGGATG AGGATGCTCAGCTTAGTCCACTCTTGCGCCTTGGAGCTGGAGCCTGTGCTGGTATCATAGCCATGTCTGCTACTTACCCGATGGATATGGTTAGGGGTAGGATCACCGTTCAG ACAGACAAGTCTCCCTACCAGTACCGTGGTATGTTCCATGCACTGGGCACAGTCTACCGTGAGGAAGGCTTCCGTGCTTTATATAGAGGGTGGCTTCCATCTGTAATCGGAGTT GTTCCTTACGTTGGCCTCAACTTTGCTGTTTATGAGTCTCTCAAGGACTGGCTGCTCCAGACAAATCCTTTTGGGCTTGCAAATGGTAACGAGCTGCATGTAGTTACAAGGCTTGGGTGTGGAGCTGTGGCTGGAACTATTGGCCAGACTGTTGCGTACCCTCTTGATGTCATCAGGAGAAGAATGCAGATGGTCGGTTGGAGCCATGCTGATTCTATTGTTACTGGACAAGGCAAAGAAGCACTCCAGTACAATGGTATGATCGATGCATTCAGGAAAACTGTTCGTCATGAAGGCGTCGGTGCTCTGTACAAGGGTCTTGTGCCAAATTCAGTGAAG GTGGTGCCCTCGATTGCCATTGCATTTGTCACTTACGAGGTTGTGAAGGATGTGCTAGGAGTAGAGATGAGGATATCAGACTGA
- the LOC101774845 gene encoding uncharacterized protein LOC101774845, whose product MRAVSWALGPRWPRIILFRPCNANGRYVRYARAHFFSGRCAPPMAMMASDAVSWSSGRGPTSGGGGTLGGELQGSRRCASILSKPSSHSLLSLQAPKPRERPKGCAPIEDRRSGPMEQLRQVGEALGGVTALMSFADDLRINPRQCRLLADACALAFASVAAEVRAHLRFRERAAKWRPLEGPLRELHRAVRDAEGYVRHSLEPRDSWWARAAGATHGADCVEQHLHSLLWSVAVVIEAVEAVSEVTGSDPDELARRRLLFAKDYDRDMLDPRLFRQRLGGRYLATRELAARMDTAWKEDRWLLSQLLEERKDPASTETLTRNEHRLADLLTAPRGKVHPASLLLHGDFHVRRRLAGNLKEVQWMGEAFAVKHFVGADADAVGAEVPLLTLVSHPNVAHCRYCFHDEDKREFFLLMDELMTKDLASHVKEVNSAKRRVPLPLVVVVDAMLQIARGMEYLHSKKIYHGDLNPTNVLVKARHADAHLHVKVTGFGQSVVAAASPRPSPRASANANANNASAAANPCIWYAPEVLEQEAARCSEKADVYSFAMVCFELLTGKIPFEDNHLQGEHMSKNIRAGERPLFPFQAPKYLTSLTKRCWHGDPAQRPAFASICRVLRYVKRFLVLNPAPADQPDAPPPLPPVDYLEVEASLLRRFPAWQAGSAAPRVSDVPFQMFAYRVVEKERTRAAILHIARDKASDSSSDCNSLCGDESGGSLGAVLSDPEALSVSSRGTVRSLSDRSGSRKASPRKLDRRITARLAGPPQKSKSMGVVRQPPQVIRRTQRIKSDGHLNSAVVPARRRLVSVAASGGGHLSDSELA is encoded by the exons ATGCGGGCAGTTTCGTGGGCTCTCGGGCCTCGGTGGCCCAGAATCATCCTATTTCGGCCTTGCAATGCCAATGGGCGATATGTGCGGTACGCGCGCGCACACTTCTTTAGCGGCCGATGTGCCCCGCCAATGGCGATGATGGCAAGCGATGCGGTGTCGTGGAGCAGTGGACGGGGCCCGacgagcggaggcggaggcacgCTTGGAGGAGAGCTGCAAGGGAGCAGAAGGTGCGCGTCCATTCTTAGCAAACCATCCTCCCattccctcctctccctccaggCGCCGAAACCGCGGGAGAGGCCCAAAGGATGCGCACCAATTGAGGATCGCCGATCCGGACCCATGGAGCAGCTCCGCCAGGTGGGCGAGGCCCTCGGCGGCGTCACCGCGCTTATGTCCTTCGCCGACGACCTCCGCATCAACCCGCGCCAgtgccgcctcctcgccgacgcTTGCGCGCTCGCCTTCGCGTCCGTCGCCGCCGAGGTGCGCGCCCACCTCCGCTTCCGCGAGCGCGCGGCGAAGTGGAGGCCCCTGGAGGGGCCCCTACGTGAGCTCCACCGTGCCGTCCGCGACGCCGAGGGCTACGTCCGCCACAGCCTGGAGCCGCGCGACAGCTGGtgggcgcgcgccgccggggccACGCACGGCGCCGACTGCGTCGAGCAGCACCTGCACAGCCTGCTCTGGAGCGTCGCCGTCGTGATCGAGGCCGTCGAGGCCGTCTCGGAGGTGACCgggtccgaccccgacgagctCGCCCGGAGGCGGCTGCTGTTCGCCAAGGACTACGACAGGGACATGCTCGACCCCAGGCTGTTCCGGCAGAGGCTCGGCGGGCGGTATCTGGCCACCCGCGAGCTCGCCGCCAGGATGGACACGGCGTGGAAGGAGGACAGGTGGCTCCTGTCCCAGCTCCTCGAGGAACGGAAGGACCCGGCGTCGACGGAAACGCTGACGCGGAACGAGCACCGGCTCGCCGACCTCCTGACGGCGCCGCGGGGGAAGGTGCACCCGGCGTCCCTGCTCCTGCATGGCGACTTCCACGTGCGAAGGCGCCTTGCGGGCAACCTCAAGGAGGTGCAGTGGATGGGGGAGGCCTTCGCGGTGAAGCACTTcgtcggcgccgacgccgacgccgtggGCGCCGAGGTCCCGCTGCTCACACTGGTGTCGCACCCCAACGTGGCGCACTGCCGGTACTGCTTCCACGACGAGGACAAGAGGGAATTCTTCCTCCTCATGGACGAGCTCATGACCAAGGACCTGGCCTCCCACGTCAAGGAGGTGAACAGCGCCAAACGACGGGTGCCGCTcccgctcgtcgtcgtcgtcgacgccaTGCTGCAGATCGCGCGCGGCATGGAGTACCTGCACTCCAAGAAGATCTACCACGGGGACCTCAACCCGACCAACGTGCTCGTCAAGGCGCGGCACGCCGACGCGCACCTGCACGTCAAGGTCACCGGGTTCGGGCAGTCCGTCGTTGCCGCGGCCAGCCCAAGGCCGAGCCCGAGGGCATCGGCGAACGCGAACGCCAAtaacgccagcgccgccgccaacccctGCATCTGGTACGCGCCGGAGGTgctggagcaggaggcggccaGGTGCAGCGAGAAGGcggacgtgtacagcttcgccATGGTCTGCTTCGAGCTCCTGACCGGCAAGATCCCGTTCGAGGACAACCACCTGCAGGGCGAGCACATGAGCAAGAACAtccgcgccggcgagcggccgCTGTTCCCGTTCCAGGCGCCCAAGTACCTGACCAGCCTCACCAAGCGGTGCTGGCACGGCGACCCGGCGCAGCGCCCGGCGTTCGCGTCCATCTGCCGCGTCCTCCGCTACGTGAAGCGGTTCCTGGTCCTGAACCCCGCACCGGCGGACCagcccgacgcgccgccgcccttgccaCCGGTGGACTACCTCGAGGTGGAGGCGAGCCTGCTGAGGAGGTTCCCGGCGTGGCAGGCCGGGAGCGCGGCGCCGCGCGTCTCCGACGTGCCGTTCCAGATGTTCGCGTACAGGGTCGtggagaaggagaggaccagggcGGCCATCCTGCACATCGCCAGGGACAAGGCTTCCGACTCCAGCAGCGACTGCAACTCGCTGTGCGGGGACGAGAGCGGCGGCAGCCTCGGCGCGGTGCTGTCGGACCCGGAGGCGCTGTCCGTGTCCAGCCGCGGCACGGTGCGGTCGCTGTCGGACCGGAGCGGCAGCAGGAAGGCGTCGCCGAGGAAGCTAGATCGCAGGATCACCGCCAGGCTAGCAG GGCCGCCGCAGAAGTCCAAGTCGATGGGTGTGGTTAGGCAGCCGCCGCAGGTCATCAGGCGGACGCAGAGGATCAAGTCCGACGGCCATCTCAATTCTGCCGTGGTTCCGGCCAGACGGCGGCTCGTGTCCGTGGCCGCTTCAGGCGGGGGGCACCTTTCAGACTCCGAACTAGCCTAA
- the LOC101783602 gene encoding uncharacterized protein LOC101783602 has product MDRASPNLGSGGNINSLNNLCHWSTVQLAAEYKDTATGTLVYSNFSKDNPRALKRKWIDMAGVEGPENPLPTLGLGRSPSSSENSKGSSPTACIMSPSSVKETDEESSMDLGLNFDLCLGHDVVHHHKKPHAGAENIPSASAPKLDLQLSLSTCSPESAVTNASTASLDVHDGLETVVPNSVTDTIGRKSEPSSWVFGHYMASSSYASEATYSFSLAKIPQKVDDAVPSPDVSSAITVSVKSPAACTSGATNPLKRNTNTKCCQFPGCEKGARGASGYCIAHGGGRRCQKPGCQKGAEGRTIYCKAHGGGRRCQYLGCTKSAEGRTDHCIAHGGGRRCSQEGCSRAARGKSGLCIKHGGGKRCQRENCKRSAEGYTGLCISHGGGRRCQFPDCTKGAQGSTKFCKAHGGGKRCTFPGCAKGAEGSTSFCKGHGGGKRCSYQGGGVCPKSVHGGTQYCVAHGGGKRCSVSGCTKSARGRTEYCVRHGGGKRCKFEGCAKSAQGSTDFCKAHGGGKRCSWGQEGSSFGVGGPPCDKFARSKIGLCAAHSALIEDHCVHGGGSLDPAIKQFTTDAKSDEMNVTATKGDVDMANSDNEAVMVWSDHGIPTDPGTTPFPEGRVHGSGLLALLSGRSHACASSSENDASTSLPCAPGCDAREAQFSSRTASCVPFGGKARVIPLPHVYRD; this is encoded by the coding sequence ATGGACAGGGCCTCCCCAAACCTTGGATCTGGTGGTAATATTAACTCCTTGAACAATCTTTGTCACTGGAGCACAGTTCAGCTAGCAGCTGAATACAAAGATACTGCCACTGGCACGCTTGTGTATTCCAACTTCTCTAAGGACAATCCAAGAGCACTGAAAAGGAAGTGGATTGATATGGCTGGAGTTGAAGGTCCTGAAAATCCACTGCCCACCCTTGGTTTGGGCCGTTCACCAAGTTCCTCTGAAAATAGCAAGGGTAGCTCCCCCACAGCTTGCATAATGTCTCCATCTTCAGTGAAAGAGACTGATGAGGAGTCATCAATGGATCTTGGTCTAAATTTCGATCTTTGTCTTGGTCATGATGTGGTACATCATCACAAGAAACCACATGCTGGTGCTGAAAACATTCCATCAGCAAGTGCTCCAAAATTGGATCTTCAGTTAAGTTTGTCCACATGTTCTCCTGAATCAGCTGTGACCAATGCAAGTACTGCATCATTAGATGTTCATGATGGCTTAGAGACAGTGGTGCCTAATTCGGTGACAGATACTATCGGGAGAAAATCAGAACCCTCTAGTTGGGTTTTTGGGCATTACATGGCTTCATCATCATATGCTTCTGAAGCAACCTACAGCTTTTCTTTGGCAAAGATACCCCAAAAGGTTGATGATGCTGTGCCTTCCCCAGATGTCTCATCAGCCATTACAGTGAGTGTGAAAAGCCCAGCTGCCTGTACTTCCGGGGCAACTAACCCCCTAAAACGCAACACAAATACTAAATGCTGTCAGTTCCCAGGATGTGAAAAGGGAGCAAGAGGAGCCTCTGGGTATTGTATAGCCCATGGTGGTGGGAGGCGATGCCAAAAACCTGGTTGTCAGAAGGGAGCTGAGGGAAGGACCATCTATTGCAAAGCTCATGGTGGTGGTAGGAGATGCCAGTACCTTGGTTGCACAAAGAGTGCTGAAGGTCGCACTGACCACTGCATAGCTCATGGTGGTGGTCGCCGTTGTAGTCAGGAAGGCTGTTCACGTGCCGCACGTGGAAAGTCTGGCTTGTGCATCAAGCATGGAGGTGGCAAGAGGTGCCAGAGGGAGAACTGCAAGAGAAGTGCAGAAGGATATACAGGCCTTTGCATCTCACATGGTGGTGGAAGGCGTTGTCAGTTTCCGGATTGTACAAAGGGTGCCCAGGGAAGCACAAAGTTCTGCAAGGCGCATGGTGGAGGGAAGCGCTGCACATTCCCAGGTTGTGCCAAGGGAGCTGAAGGTAGCACTTCTTTCTGCAAGGGGCACGGTGGAGGTAAGCGCTGCTCCTACCAGGGTGGTGGTGTATGTCCGAAGAGTGTCCATGGTGGGACGCAGTACTGTGTTGCTCACGGTGGTGGGAAGAGGTGCTCAGTTTCAGGATGTACCAAGAGTGCTAGAGGTAGGACGGAATACTGTGTGCGCCATGGTGGTGGTAAGAGATGCAAGTTTGAGGGTTGTGCAAAAAGTGCGCAAGGGAGCACTGATTTCTGCAAGGCACATGGAGGAGGCAAGCGCTGCTCGTGGGGCCAGGAGGGGTCAAGCTTCGGTGTTGGTGGGCCGCCGTGTGATAAGTTTGCTCGCAGCAAGATTGGTCTGTGTGCAGCTCACAGCGCTTTGATTGAGGACCATTGTGTCCATGGTGGTGGCTCATTGGATCCTGCAATCAAACAGTTTACAACTGATGCCAAATCTGATGAGATGAATGTGACTGCAACAAAAGGCGATGTGGACATGGCGAACAGTGACAATGAAGCCGTCATGGTATGGAGCGACCATGGCATTCCTACGGACCCCGGTACAACCCCGTTTCCAGAGGGCAGGGTCCACGGCAGTGGTCTGTTAGCTCTACTCTCCGGAAGAAGTCATGCATGCGCCAGCAGCTCTGAGAATGACGCCTCAACTTCTCTTCCATGCGCTCCTGGATGTGATGCGAGGGAGGCACAATTTTCATCGAGGACCGCCTCCTGTGTTCCGTTTGGTGGCAAGGCGAGGGTAATACCGTTGCCTCACGTTTACCGAGATTGA